One stretch of Manis pentadactyla isolate mManPen7 chromosome 10, mManPen7.hap1, whole genome shotgun sequence DNA includes these proteins:
- the AMDHD1 gene encoding probable imidazolonepropionase isoform X1, which translates to MARSHRLLLENARQVVLVCARGERFLARDALRGLAVLEGASLVVGTDGLIKAIGPSDAIQKQFSEETFEERIDCSGKCVLPGLVDAHTHPVWAGERVHEFAMKLAGATYMDIHQAGGGINFTVEHTRQASEEELFILFQQRLQCMVRAGTTLVECKSGYGLNLETELKMLRVIERARRELDVGISATYCGAHSVPRGKTAAEAADDIVNNHLPKLKELARNGDIHVDNIDVFCEKGVFDLDSTRRILQSGKDIGLQMNFHGDELHPMKAAELGAELGAQAISHLEEVSDEGIAAMATARCSAVLLPTTAYMLRLKQPRARKMLDEGVIVALGSDFNPNAYCFSMPVVMHLACVNMRMSMPEALAAATINAAYALGKSHTHGSLEVGKQGDLIIINSSRWEHLIYQFGGHHELIEFFSNALGSPWRVSFCCNFISTQAVELHSRVQDSSFYIWV; encoded by the exons ATGGCGCGCAGCCACCGCCTCCTGCTGGAGAACGCGCGGCAAGTGGTGCTGGTGTGCGCCCGCGGCGAGCGCTTCCTGGCGCGGGACGCGCTGCGCGGCCTGGCGGTGCTCGAGGGCGCCAGCCTCGTGGTGGGCAC GGATGGCCTTATAAAAGCCATTGGTCCTTCTGATGCTATCCAAAAACAGTTTTCTGAAGAAACATTCGAAGAAAGAATTGACTGTTCTGGGAAATGCGTCTTGCCAG GTTTGGTGGATGCACACACACATCCAGTGTGGGCTGGTGAAAGAGTTCATGAGTTTGCAATGAAG TTGGCAGGAGCCACATACATGGACATTCACCAGGCTGGAGGAGGAATCAACTTCACTGTGGAGCACACGCGCCAAGCCTCGGAGGAGGAGCTTTTCATCCTCTTCCAGCAGCGGCTGCAGTGCATGGTGAGGGCTGGGACCACACTGGTGGAGTGCAAGAGCGGATATGGCCTCAACCTGGAGACTGAGCTCAAGATGCTGCGTGTGATCGAGCGTGCCCGGCGGGAGCTGGATGTGGGCATCTCAGCCACTTACTGTGGGGCTCACTCAGTGCCAAG AGGAAAAACTGCGGCAGAAGCTGCTGATGACATTGTCAATAACCACCTCCCAAAGCTGAAGGAACTTGCCAGAAATGGGGACATACATGTTGACAATATAGATGTGTTCTGTGAGAAGGGCGTCTTTGATCTCGATTCCACCCGAAGGATTCTTCAAAGTGGGAAAGATATAGGGTTGCAGATGAACTTCCACGGGGACGAACTCCACCCGATGAAGGCTGCCGAG CTTGGGGCTGAACTGGGAGCCCAGGCCATCAGTCACCTGGAGGAAGTGAGCGATGAAGGCATCGCTGCCATGGCAACGGCCAGGTGCTCTGCTGTCCTTCTGCCCACCACGGCCTACATGCTGAG ACTGAAGCAGCCTCGAGCCAGGAAGATGTTAGATGAAGGGGTAATAGTTGCCCTGGGCAGCGATTTCAATCCTAATGCATATTGCTTTTCAAtg CCAGTGGTCATGCATCTGGCCTGCGTAAACATGAGAATGTCCATGCCTGAGGCCTTGGCTGCTGCCACCATCAATGCAGCGTATGCACTGGGAAAATCTCACACACATGGATCTTTGGAAGTCGGTAAACAGGGAGATCTCATTATCATCAACTCGTCCAG ATGGGAGCATTTGATTTACCAGTTTGGAGGCCATCATGAGTTAATTGA attcttttcaaatgcattaGGGTCCCCTTGGAGGGTGTCCTTCTGTTGTAATTTCATCTCAACCCAAGCAGTGGAGCTTCACAGCAGAGTTCAAGACTCATCATTTTATATATGGGTTTAG
- the AMDHD1 gene encoding probable imidazolonepropionase isoform X3 — protein MKLAGATYMDIHQAGGGINFTVEHTRQASEEELFILFQQRLQCMVRAGTTLVECKSGYGLNLETELKMLRVIERARRELDVGISATYCGAHSVPRGKTAAEAADDIVNNHLPKLKELARNGDIHVDNIDVFCEKGVFDLDSTRRILQSGKDIGLQMNFHGDELHPMKAAELGAELGAQAISHLEEVSDEGIAAMATARCSAVLLPTTAYMLRLKQPRARKMLDEGVIVALGSDFNPNAYCFSMPVVMHLACVNMRMSMPEALAAATINAAYALGKSHTHGSLEVGKQGDLIIINSSRWEHLIYQFGGHHELIEFFSNALGSPWRVSFCCNFISTQAVELHSRVQDSSFYIWV, from the exons ATGAAG TTGGCAGGAGCCACATACATGGACATTCACCAGGCTGGAGGAGGAATCAACTTCACTGTGGAGCACACGCGCCAAGCCTCGGAGGAGGAGCTTTTCATCCTCTTCCAGCAGCGGCTGCAGTGCATGGTGAGGGCTGGGACCACACTGGTGGAGTGCAAGAGCGGATATGGCCTCAACCTGGAGACTGAGCTCAAGATGCTGCGTGTGATCGAGCGTGCCCGGCGGGAGCTGGATGTGGGCATCTCAGCCACTTACTGTGGGGCTCACTCAGTGCCAAG AGGAAAAACTGCGGCAGAAGCTGCTGATGACATTGTCAATAACCACCTCCCAAAGCTGAAGGAACTTGCCAGAAATGGGGACATACATGTTGACAATATAGATGTGTTCTGTGAGAAGGGCGTCTTTGATCTCGATTCCACCCGAAGGATTCTTCAAAGTGGGAAAGATATAGGGTTGCAGATGAACTTCCACGGGGACGAACTCCACCCGATGAAGGCTGCCGAG CTTGGGGCTGAACTGGGAGCCCAGGCCATCAGTCACCTGGAGGAAGTGAGCGATGAAGGCATCGCTGCCATGGCAACGGCCAGGTGCTCTGCTGTCCTTCTGCCCACCACGGCCTACATGCTGAG ACTGAAGCAGCCTCGAGCCAGGAAGATGTTAGATGAAGGGGTAATAGTTGCCCTGGGCAGCGATTTCAATCCTAATGCATATTGCTTTTCAAtg CCAGTGGTCATGCATCTGGCCTGCGTAAACATGAGAATGTCCATGCCTGAGGCCTTGGCTGCTGCCACCATCAATGCAGCGTATGCACTGGGAAAATCTCACACACATGGATCTTTGGAAGTCGGTAAACAGGGAGATCTCATTATCATCAACTCGTCCAG ATGGGAGCATTTGATTTACCAGTTTGGAGGCCATCATGAGTTAATTGA attcttttcaaatgcattaGGGTCCCCTTGGAGGGTGTCCTTCTGTTGTAATTTCATCTCAACCCAAGCAGTGGAGCTTCACAGCAGAGTTCAAGACTCATCATTTTATATATGGGTTTAG
- the AMDHD1 gene encoding probable imidazolonepropionase isoform X2, translating into MARSHRLLLENARQVVLVCARGERFLARDALRGLAVLEGASLVVGTDGLIKAIGPSDAIQKQFSEETFEERIDCSGKCVLPGLVDAHTHPVWAGERVHEFAMKLAGATYMDIHQAGGGINFTVEHTRQASEEELFILFQQRLQCMVRAGTTLVECKSGYGLNLETELKMLRVIERARRELDVGISATYCGAHSVPRGKTAAEAADDIVNNHLPKLKELARNGDIHVDNIDVFCEKGVFDLDSTRRILQSGKDIGLQMNFHGDELHPMKAAELGAELGAQAISHLEEVSDEGIAAMATARCSAVLLPTTAYMLRLKQPRARKMLDEGVIVALGSDFNPNAYCFSMPVVMHLACVNMRMSMPEALAAATINAAYALGKSHTHGSLEVGKQGDLIIINSSRWEHLIYQFGGHHELIEYVIAKGKIIYKK; encoded by the exons ATGGCGCGCAGCCACCGCCTCCTGCTGGAGAACGCGCGGCAAGTGGTGCTGGTGTGCGCCCGCGGCGAGCGCTTCCTGGCGCGGGACGCGCTGCGCGGCCTGGCGGTGCTCGAGGGCGCCAGCCTCGTGGTGGGCAC GGATGGCCTTATAAAAGCCATTGGTCCTTCTGATGCTATCCAAAAACAGTTTTCTGAAGAAACATTCGAAGAAAGAATTGACTGTTCTGGGAAATGCGTCTTGCCAG GTTTGGTGGATGCACACACACATCCAGTGTGGGCTGGTGAAAGAGTTCATGAGTTTGCAATGAAG TTGGCAGGAGCCACATACATGGACATTCACCAGGCTGGAGGAGGAATCAACTTCACTGTGGAGCACACGCGCCAAGCCTCGGAGGAGGAGCTTTTCATCCTCTTCCAGCAGCGGCTGCAGTGCATGGTGAGGGCTGGGACCACACTGGTGGAGTGCAAGAGCGGATATGGCCTCAACCTGGAGACTGAGCTCAAGATGCTGCGTGTGATCGAGCGTGCCCGGCGGGAGCTGGATGTGGGCATCTCAGCCACTTACTGTGGGGCTCACTCAGTGCCAAG AGGAAAAACTGCGGCAGAAGCTGCTGATGACATTGTCAATAACCACCTCCCAAAGCTGAAGGAACTTGCCAGAAATGGGGACATACATGTTGACAATATAGATGTGTTCTGTGAGAAGGGCGTCTTTGATCTCGATTCCACCCGAAGGATTCTTCAAAGTGGGAAAGATATAGGGTTGCAGATGAACTTCCACGGGGACGAACTCCACCCGATGAAGGCTGCCGAG CTTGGGGCTGAACTGGGAGCCCAGGCCATCAGTCACCTGGAGGAAGTGAGCGATGAAGGCATCGCTGCCATGGCAACGGCCAGGTGCTCTGCTGTCCTTCTGCCCACCACGGCCTACATGCTGAG ACTGAAGCAGCCTCGAGCCAGGAAGATGTTAGATGAAGGGGTAATAGTTGCCCTGGGCAGCGATTTCAATCCTAATGCATATTGCTTTTCAAtg CCAGTGGTCATGCATCTGGCCTGCGTAAACATGAGAATGTCCATGCCTGAGGCCTTGGCTGCTGCCACCATCAATGCAGCGTATGCACTGGGAAAATCTCACACACATGGATCTTTGGAAGTCGGTAAACAGGGAGATCTCATTATCATCAACTCGTCCAG ATGGGAGCATTTGATTTACCAGTTTGGAGGCCATCATGAGTTAATTGAGTATGTTATAGCTAAAGGAAAAATCATCTATAAAAAATGA